The Mycolicibacterium aurum genome segment GGAATCAGGTGGATGGCCACCAGGTCGGCGACGAACTCGAAGCGGCCGGCCCGCTCCCGAAACATCGGGTAGCGCCAATCCTCATGGTGCAGACCGGGAAACGCGTACACCCAGTTGCCGGTCAGCCGCACCGCCCACGTCACCACCAGGATCGCCAGCAGCCACGTACTGAGCGTGGTGACGCCGCTCTCGTACCACCAGTAGAACAGCAGCAGCGGCGGGATCACGCTCCAGTACGCGTCGTAGAAGCTGGAGTTGCGGTATACGCGGCTGAAGGTGAACACCACCACGGTGGCCACGAGGTCGGCGATCAAGGTGTCCAGCCACAGCCTGCCGGTGGTCGGTCCCAGGAACAACCAGGCCCCTGCAGCGGCGACAGCCATGACGTAGGCGGCGGTGACGACGGCCAGGGATCGTGCCTTACCCATCGAGCGTCACCCGGAACGTCTTCGGCCAGTCCTTGCCGGTGAGCAGGAACTCTGAGCCCTCAACGTGCGCGATGCCGTTGAGCACCTGGGCGGTCGGGGGGATGCCGCGCTCCCGCAGCGGCGCGGCATCGACGATCAGCGTGACCGCACCGCTGGACGGGTCGATCCGCGCGATGGTGTCCGTCGGCCACACGTTCGCCCAGACCTGACCGTCGACACACTCCAGCTCGTTGAGGCCCTTGAGCTGACCGCCGTCGTTGGTGACATCGACGCCGCCGATCTCGGAGAAATCCGTCGGGTCATGGAACGTGAGCCGGCTGGTGCCGTCGCTGCGGATCAGTCGCTGCCCGTCGTAGCAGAGTCCCCACCCCTCCCCGGACAGCGGAACCTCGCGGACCGGCGCCATGGTGGTCCTGTCCCATTCGACGGCCATACCGTCCTGATAGGTCAGCTGCCAGATCCGATCACCGACAACGG includes the following:
- a CDS encoding glutaminyl-peptide cyclotransferase → MTPSSPRAVRRVCAALTLAVVAGCSSPPVAQAGPPPVVEPVVLAEIPHDPGAFTQGFEINGPVLYEGTGLAGESQMRELDPDTGEVGRAVPVPSDYFGEGITVVGDRIWQLTYQDGMAVEWDRTTMAPVREVPLSGEGWGLCYDGQRLIRSDGTSRLTFHDPTDFSEIGGVDVTNDGGQLKGLNELECVDGQVWANVWPTDTIARIDPSSGAVTLIVDAAPLRERGIPPTAQVLNGIAHVEGSEFLLTGKDWPKTFRVTLDG